A DNA window from Abyssisolibacter fermentans contains the following coding sequences:
- the rplX gene encoding 50S ribosomal protein L24 gives MHIKKGDTVVKITGKDAGKVGKVLGAIPKSNKVIVEGVNMLTKHKKASQKVQQGGIIHQEGPVDASNVMYYCNKDKQGVRIKHKVLENGQKVRICAKCGEVLD, from the coding sequence ATGCACATAAAGAAAGGCGATACAGTTGTAAAGATAACAGGTAAAGATGCAGGTAAAGTAGGTAAGGTTTTAGGAGCTATACCTAAAAGTAATAAGGTTATTGTTGAAGGAGTGAATATGCTTACAAAGCATAAGAAAGCCTCTCAAAAAGTTCAACAAGGTGGAATTATACACCAAGAAGGACCAGTAGATGCATCAAATGTTATGTATTATTGTAATAAAGATAAACAAGGTGTAAGAATAAAACATAAAGTGCTTGAAAATGGTCAAAAGGTTAGAATTTGTGCTAAATGTGGCGAAGTTCTAGACTAG